In Cryptomeria japonica chromosome 10, Sugi_1.0, whole genome shotgun sequence, a genomic segment contains:
- the LOC131029367 gene encoding mavicyanin, with protein sequence MSSMNLQIAVVLLAVVVPLASATTYTVGDSGGWETGVNYVNWVSGKTFVVGDILSFTYTNQHSVVEVSKSDYSSCSTSNPIATNSASPTSVTLNKTGELFFVCGTPGHCSQGMKLDLNVSAAGTTASPPPPGATTASPPPPGSTTSSPPPPRNAAGDLHVRRMDVVMAFAFCLVAVLLWQ encoded by the exons ATGAGTAGCATGAATTTGCAGATTGCAGTAGTGCTACTGGCAGTTGTTGTGCCCTTGGCTAGCGCAACAACCTACACCGTTGGCGACAGTGGCGGGTGGGAAACTGGCGTAAACTATGTTAATTGGGTCTCCGGCAAAACATTCGTCGTGGGTGACATATTGT CGTTCACTTATACAAACCAACATAGTGTTGTAGAGGTGAGCAAGAGCGATTATAGTTCGTGCAGTACATCGAATCCAATTGCGACAAATAGCGCGAGCCCAACGAGTGTAACATTGAACAAGACTGGTGAATTGTTTTTCGTGTGTGGGACGCCAGGGCACTGCTCTCAGGGGATGAAATTAGACCTCAATGTTTCAGCCGCAGGTACCACCGCCTCACCTCCGCCACCTGGCGCCACCACTGCCTCACCGCCGCCACCCGGTTCCACCACTTCTTCGCCGCCGCCGCCTCGCAACGCCGCTGGAGATCTGCACGTGCGGAGGATGGATGTGGTAATGGCTTTCGCATTTTGTCTTGTGGCGGTTTTGCTGTGGCAGTGA